One stretch of Armigeres subalbatus isolate Guangzhou_Male chromosome 2, GZ_Asu_2, whole genome shotgun sequence DNA includes these proteins:
- the LOC134212375 gene encoding protein Gawky-like isoform X1, with protein sequence MQIFISSIESHTKNLDVLMILNIKKVDKNIISTVTTTATVKSTTTPTISSTITKTTQENTNKSEYAFKKSLNSLLSSNEDGINFKHERPVKASKTYRLLLIVQQKLQPLLLQSINESEQQSGIVSDIILIVSDNTTNCNSATKSNIDCKTSVVVEKGQQAFVLSQAKQNYALIERWSAEAAGAYPIEIAAQNGNSTHFNHLIRSMMNDNDTVNMICDSIDYLITVNTNHSIVIDGFSSLICNDQNLVFKGNNYEAMADNANDANTSEQAKRTSKLVSTYINFDDLLRMTECEKSVNRAGIKPRMRLCGGGEDSINNGTNAWGVPGSSNPGSSWGTVNPQHPGAWGNNPQVGPPASSANLKQQPPQPPGSAGAGSAPGGLPAVENPEPNAWAGGNPVNPNSNNAQNQSSSANNATNNSTNANANSAPQPAQVPQGDTPAAQPNPKLERLNTMIEALHALDGWGSENVNQDSRWDVPASPEPGSKPDPNSATSGPHAGIPMWKTNTGTEIWEANLRNGGQMPQQAPVQKTPWGPSTNLGGTWGEDDDTNEPGSVWNGASGMNQPAVSTPNGPPQQPPWNAGNMWGPGAVAPGSIKKENEWGGAAGPAGGWDQRNVPPLGAPSNNTNMDQTNVDLRNMRIAGAMDSNREIRGDPRGISGRLNGNVNLWEQHQLPGMAPNKIPQVTTPSTPGAGPQWPTGQPPVHNKMPPSGWDDASTPGVRRNVDDGTALWGQGNLSRQNSNVSNWKDGPENIQRNSQQRNSIVAGNLPGPAGNRLGNTGPIKPDNLWGQNNAGGRGGSGWEEPAGNNWEDKNTGSLWNDNASANWNKTKQMGANWNDPSSDMGSEWGMHNNVMNKPPNKMNPLEIIRSSKHYRMLCEMGFKKDEVETVLRICNMNLEESIEMLQRNGSSGDWRRQDDHGPGFGGQFGDRFSSGGNTAMPFPQANQNPLSGFGGNPNMNSFNNMKFGAGHGGPNGAANGPFGQPPSALNQNAQSQPSTQQLRMLVQQIQMAVQHGYLNHQILNQPLAPQTLLLLNQMLNHIKQLQVMQSNLNRSGGGGANAVQISLAINKLKSQIGNLQNQITAQQTIYMKQQQQQNNPNAVPGAGHPANDLFRTPSDLSGLPGTFSDMSLKDNGNPFPSSTGSTSQQSRLNQWKLPAPSAVDKDSDLTDFPRAPGTSSKPTGLGVMDDGTWSNGRSNTGDGWPDSNVHDKDWAGNADAFTDLVPEFEPGKPWKGTQATRIEDDPTITPGSVARSPLSIAAAKESNLFANSNSNNNINNNNTNSKSSPTESISSSTWSYNPSNNHGGFGGSKLSKNPWPDSIVPPADLWDNSLVKGRVAPPGLKTTGSKLDSNGWSSHSAAGSATAGWNSGSATWSSTWILLKNLSPQIDGPTLRTLCIQHGPLLAFHLYLNHGIALCKYSTREEANKAQMALNNCMLGSTTICAETPTEGDVQNILQHLGPPSGSNGLTGGQSGGQNWRLGAAAQSQSVRTPADTWGSAWPSTGAGSNLWGPLDGPSDRGTPANLNSYLPESLLGTDLN encoded by the exons atgcAAATCTTCATCTCTAGTATCGAAAGTCATACAAAGAATTTAGACGTATTAATGATCCTTAATATtaagaaagtggacaaaaacATCATCAGTACTGTTACTACTACCGCTACAGTGAAATCTACTACTACTCCTACTATTTCTTCAACTATTACAAAAACTACTCAAGAAAACACAAACAAGTCTGAATACGCTTTTAAGAAATCACTTAATAGTCTGCTAAGTTCAAACGAAGACGGGATAAATTTCAAGCACGAGAGGCCAGTGAAAGCGAGCAAGACCTATAGGCTGCTTCTAATTGTTCAACAGAAACTTCAACCACTGTTACTACAATCGATCAATGAGTCTGAACAACAATCAGGGATTGTATCCGATATTATACTAATTGTTAGTGATAATACAACTAATTGTAACAGTGCTACGAAGTCCAACATCGATTGCAAAACATCTGTGGTGGTTGAAAAGGGACAGCAAGCTTTCGTTCTGTCTCAGGCTAAACAAAATTATGCGTTGATTGAACGTTGGTCAGCGGAGGCAGCAGGTGCCTATCCTATTGAAATAGCAGCGCAAAACGGGAATTCGACACATTTCAATCATCTGATCAGAAGCATGATGAATGATAATGACACTGTGAATATGATATGTGATTCAATTGATTACCTGATAACAGTAAATACTAATCATAGTATAGTGATTGATGGATTTAGTAGCTTGATCTGTAATGACCAAAATCTAGTTTTTAAGGGTAACAATTATGAAGCCATGGCAGACAATGCAAACGATGCTAATACTTCCGAACAAGCCAAACGAACCTCGAAACTAGTATCAACGTACATTAATTTTGATGATTTATTGCGAATGACAGAATGCGAAAAGAGTGTTAACAGGGCAGGTATAAAGCCACGCATGAGGCTTTGTGGCGGCGGAGAAGATTCTATTAACAACGGTACTAACGCATGGGGTGTTCCAGGCTCAAGTAATCCAGGCAGCTCTTGGGGCACTGTAAACCCGCAACATCCTGGTGCATGGGGTAACAACCCACAGGTTGGACCACCAGCTTCGAGTGCAAATTTGAAACAACAGCCACCGCAACCACCCGGTTCAGCTGGAGCTGGAAGTGCACCGGGTGGTCTTCCTGCGGTAGAGAATCCTGAACCTAACGCATGGGCAGGAGGCAATCCAGTAAATCCCAACAGTAATAACGCACAAAATCAATCTTCTAGTGCTAACAATGCAACAAACAACAGCACCAATGCCAATGCGAATTCAGCACCGCAACCAGCTCAAGTGCCGCAAGGTGATACACCTGCGGCACAACCAAATCCCAAATTAGAGCGGTTGAATACCATGATTGAAGCacttcatgctttggatggttGGGGTTCAGAGAATGTCAATCAAGATTCAAGATGGGATGTTCCTGCTTCGCCAGAACCTGGATCGAAACCTGATCCTAACAGTGCTACAAGCGGTCCTCATGCTGGAATTCCCATGTGGAAGACCAATACTGGAACGGAAATTTGGGAAGCAAATCTTCGTAATGGGGGACAAATGCCTCAACAAGCCCCTGTACAAAAGACACCTTGGGGTCCGTCCACCAACTTAGGTGGAACATGGGGAGAAGATGATGATACCAATGAACCTGGTAGTGTGTGGAACGGAGCTTCCGGTATGAATCAGCCTGCTGTCTCTACACCTAATGGGCCACCGCAACAGCCTCCATGGAATGCTGGTAATATGTGGGGTCCTGGAGCAGTTGCTCCTGGGTCTAtcaaaaaagaaaacgaatgggGAGGAGCAGCTGGTCCAGCTGGTGGATGGGACCAACGGAATGTACCTCCGTTAGGCGCACCAAGTAATAATACCAATATGGATCAAACCAACGTTGATTTACGAAATATGCGAATTGCAGGTGCCATGGACAGCAACAGGGAAATTCGTGGGGATCCTCGGGGTATTTCAGGCCGTTTGAATGGAAATGTAAACCTTTGGGAACAACATCAACTACCTGGTATGGCACCGAATAAGATTCCTCAAGTTACAACGCCAAGTACACCTGGTGCCGGTCCTCAGTGGCCTACTGGTCAACCACCTGTTCATAATAAAATGCCGCCATCTGGCTGGGATGATGCATCTACGCCAGGAGTACGCAGGAATGTCGACGATGGAACGGCTCTTTGGGGACAAGGGAATCTCAGCCGGCAGAACTCTAATGTTTCCAACTGGAAAGATGGCCCAGAAAACATACAACGAAACTCTCAACAAAGAAATTCGATAGTTGCCGGAAACTTACCAGGTCCAGCCGGAAATCGATTAGGAAATACAGGACCTATTAAACCGGATAACCTTTGGGGTCAAAACAACGCTGGCGGTCGTGGTGGAAGTGGATGGGAAGAACCTGCAGGAAATAATTGGGAGGATAAAAATACTGGATCATTGTGGAATGATAATGCATCAGCCAATTGGAATAAAACCAAGCAAATGGGAGCCAACTGGAATGACCCCAGCTCGGATATGGGCTCCGAATGGGGTATGCACAATAATGTAATGAACAAGCCTCCAAACAAGATGAACCCATTAGAAATAATTAGAAGTAGCAAACATTATCGAATGCTGTGTGAAATGGGATTCAAGAAAGATGAAGTGGAGACTGTACTTCGCATTTGTAATATGAATCTGGAGGAGTCCATTGAAATGCTGCAAAGAAATGGATCTTCGGGTGATTGGCGACGACAAGATGACCATGGACCTGGTTTCGGTGGTCAATTTGGAGATAGATTCTCGTCCGGTGGAAACACAGCTATGCCGTTTCCTCag gCTAATCAAAATCCTCTCAGTGGTTTTGGTGGAAACCCAAATATGAATTCCTTCAACAATATGAAGTTTGGTGCTGGCCATGGAGGCCCTAATGGAGCCGCAAATGGTCCTTTTGGACAGCCACCTTCAGCGCTCAATCAGAATGCACAATCTCAACCCTCGACGCAACAGCTACGTATGCTAGTCCAGCAAATTCAAATGGCTGTGCAACATGGTTACTTGAATCATCAAATTCTCAATCAGCCGCTGGCACCACAAACTTTATTACTGTTGAACCAAATGTTGAATCATATCAAG CAATTACAAGTTATGCAAAGCAATCTGAACCGTAGTGGTGGAGGCGGTGCTAATGCTGTACAAATTTCACTTGCAATTAATAAGCTCAAATCGCAAATTGGTAATCTGCAAAATCAGATAACTGCCCAGCAAACGATTTATATgaaacaacagcagcaacaaaATAATCCGAACGCAGTTCCAGGCGCTGGTCATCCAGCAAATGACTTATTCCGTACGCCATCTGATCTTTCCGGTTTGCCGGGTACGTTCTCCGACATGTCATTGAAAGATAACGGCAATCCGTTCCCGTCGTCGACTGGAAGCACTAGTCAACAATCTCGATTAAATCAATGGAAGCTTCCAGCCCCTTCGGCAGTTGACAAGGACTCTGATCTCACCGATTTTCCTCGAGCTCCTGGAACAAGTTCAAAACCAACTGGACTGGGTGTTATGGATGATGG TACTTGGTCTAATGGTCGATCAAATACTGGCGATGGATGGCCGGATTCCAATGTTCATGACAAAGATTGGGCTGGTAATGCAGACGCATTTACTGATTTGGTGCCAGAATTTGAACCGGGTAAACCATGGAAG GGGACTCAAGCAACACGTATTGAGGATGATCCTACCATCACACCAGGAAGTGTTGCACGTTCTCCACTTTCCATCGCAGCTGCCAAAGAATCGAATTTATTTGCCAACAGCAatagtaataataatattaacaataatAATACCAATAGTAAATCCTCGCCGACTGAATCTATTTCGTCCTCAACCTGGAGTTACAATCCGAGTAATAACCATGGTGGCTTCGGAGGTTCCAAACTGTCGAAAAATCCTTGGCCAGACAGTATTGTTCCTCCCGCAGACCTGTGGGATAATTCACTTGTTAAAGGTCGCGTAGCTCCACCCGGTTTGAAAACGACTGGAAGTAAACTAGATTCCAATGGATGGTCATCGCACTCGGCTGCTGGTAGTGCTACAGCTGGTTGGAATAGTGGATCTGCAACTTGGTCTTCGACTTGGATTTTACTCAAAAATCTATCACCACAG ATCGACGGTCCAACGCTACGTACGTTGTGCATACAGCACGGTCCATTGCTTGCCTTCCATTTGTATCTCAATCACGGTATTGCGCTATGTAAATATTCGACCCGCGAAGAAGCGAATAAGGCACAAATGGCGCTGAACAATTGCATGCTGGGCAGCACTACAATTTGCGCGGAAACACCAACCGAAGGCGACGTGCAGAACATTCTGCAGCATCTGGGGCCTCCAAGTGGCTCCAATGGACTAACTGGCGGCCAATCCGGTGGTCAAAACTGGCGTCTCGGAGCAGCTGCCCAATCTCAGTCCGTACGCACCCCAG
- the LOC134212375 gene encoding protein Gawky-like isoform X2: MQIFISSIESHTKNLDVLMILNIKKVDKNIISTVTTTATVKSTTTPTISSTITKTTQENTNKSEYAFKKSLNSLLSSNEDGINFKHERPVKASKTYRLLLIVQQKLQPLLLQSINESEQQSGIVSDIILIVSDNTTNCNSATKSNIDCKTSVVVEKGQQAFVLSQAKQNYALIERWSAEAAGAYPIEIAAQNGNSTHFNHLIRSMMNDNDTVNMICDSIDYLITVNTNHSIVIDGFSSLICNDQNLVFKGNNYEAMADNANDANTSEQAKRTSKLVSTYINFDDLLRMTECEKSVNRAGIKPRMRLCGGGEDSINNGTNAWGVPGSSNPGSSWGTVNPQHPGAWGNNPQVGPPASSANLKQQPPQPPGSAGAGSAPGGLPAVENPEPNAWAGGNPVNPNSNNAQNQSSSANNATNNSTNANANSAPQPAQVPQGDTPAAQPNPKLERLNTMIEALHALDGWGSENVNQDSRWDVPASPEPGSKPDPNSATSGPHAGIPMWKTNTGTEIWEANLRNGGQMPQQAPVQKTPWGPSTNLGGTWGEDDDTNEPGSVWNGASGMNQPAVSTPNGPPQQPPWNAGNMWGPGAVAPGSIKKENEWGGAAGPAGGWDQRNVPPLGAPSAMDSNREIRGDPRGISGRLNGNVNLWEQHQLPGMAPNKIPQVTTPSTPGAGPQWPTGQPPVHNKMPPSGWDDASTPGVRRNVDDGTALWGQGNLSRQNSNVSNWKDGPENIQRNSQQRNSIVAGNLPGPAGNRLGNTGPIKPDNLWGQNNAGGRGGSGWEEPAGNNWEDKNTGSLWNDNASANWNKTKQMGANWNDPSSDMGSEWGMHNNVMNKPPNKMNPLEIIRSSKHYRMLCEMGFKKDEVETVLRICNMNLEESIEMLQRNGSSGDWRRQDDHGPGFGGQFGDRFSSGGNTAMPFPQANQNPLSGFGGNPNMNSFNNMKFGAGHGGPNGAANGPFGQPPSALNQNAQSQPSTQQLRMLVQQIQMAVQHGYLNHQILNQPLAPQTLLLLNQMLNHIKQLQVMQSNLNRSGGGGANAVQISLAINKLKSQIGNLQNQITAQQTIYMKQQQQQNNPNAVPGAGHPANDLFRTPSDLSGLPGTFSDMSLKDNGNPFPSSTGSTSQQSRLNQWKLPAPSAVDKDSDLTDFPRAPGTSSKPTGLGVMDDGTWSNGRSNTGDGWPDSNVHDKDWAGNADAFTDLVPEFEPGKPWKGTQATRIEDDPTITPGSVARSPLSIAAAKESNLFANSNSNNNINNNNTNSKSSPTESISSSTWSYNPSNNHGGFGGSKLSKNPWPDSIVPPADLWDNSLVKGRVAPPGLKTTGSKLDSNGWSSHSAAGSATAGWNSGSATWSSTWILLKNLSPQIDGPTLRTLCIQHGPLLAFHLYLNHGIALCKYSTREEANKAQMALNNCMLGSTTICAETPTEGDVQNILQHLGPPSGSNGLTGGQSGGQNWRLGAAAQSQSVRTPADTWGSAWPSTGAGSNLWGPLDGPSDRGTPANLNSYLPESLLGTDLN, from the exons atgcAAATCTTCATCTCTAGTATCGAAAGTCATACAAAGAATTTAGACGTATTAATGATCCTTAATATtaagaaagtggacaaaaacATCATCAGTACTGTTACTACTACCGCTACAGTGAAATCTACTACTACTCCTACTATTTCTTCAACTATTACAAAAACTACTCAAGAAAACACAAACAAGTCTGAATACGCTTTTAAGAAATCACTTAATAGTCTGCTAAGTTCAAACGAAGACGGGATAAATTTCAAGCACGAGAGGCCAGTGAAAGCGAGCAAGACCTATAGGCTGCTTCTAATTGTTCAACAGAAACTTCAACCACTGTTACTACAATCGATCAATGAGTCTGAACAACAATCAGGGATTGTATCCGATATTATACTAATTGTTAGTGATAATACAACTAATTGTAACAGTGCTACGAAGTCCAACATCGATTGCAAAACATCTGTGGTGGTTGAAAAGGGACAGCAAGCTTTCGTTCTGTCTCAGGCTAAACAAAATTATGCGTTGATTGAACGTTGGTCAGCGGAGGCAGCAGGTGCCTATCCTATTGAAATAGCAGCGCAAAACGGGAATTCGACACATTTCAATCATCTGATCAGAAGCATGATGAATGATAATGACACTGTGAATATGATATGTGATTCAATTGATTACCTGATAACAGTAAATACTAATCATAGTATAGTGATTGATGGATTTAGTAGCTTGATCTGTAATGACCAAAATCTAGTTTTTAAGGGTAACAATTATGAAGCCATGGCAGACAATGCAAACGATGCTAATACTTCCGAACAAGCCAAACGAACCTCGAAACTAGTATCAACGTACATTAATTTTGATGATTTATTGCGAATGACAGAATGCGAAAAGAGTGTTAACAGGGCAGGTATAAAGCCACGCATGAGGCTTTGTGGCGGCGGAGAAGATTCTATTAACAACGGTACTAACGCATGGGGTGTTCCAGGCTCAAGTAATCCAGGCAGCTCTTGGGGCACTGTAAACCCGCAACATCCTGGTGCATGGGGTAACAACCCACAGGTTGGACCACCAGCTTCGAGTGCAAATTTGAAACAACAGCCACCGCAACCACCCGGTTCAGCTGGAGCTGGAAGTGCACCGGGTGGTCTTCCTGCGGTAGAGAATCCTGAACCTAACGCATGGGCAGGAGGCAATCCAGTAAATCCCAACAGTAATAACGCACAAAATCAATCTTCTAGTGCTAACAATGCAACAAACAACAGCACCAATGCCAATGCGAATTCAGCACCGCAACCAGCTCAAGTGCCGCAAGGTGATACACCTGCGGCACAACCAAATCCCAAATTAGAGCGGTTGAATACCATGATTGAAGCacttcatgctttggatggttGGGGTTCAGAGAATGTCAATCAAGATTCAAGATGGGATGTTCCTGCTTCGCCAGAACCTGGATCGAAACCTGATCCTAACAGTGCTACAAGCGGTCCTCATGCTGGAATTCCCATGTGGAAGACCAATACTGGAACGGAAATTTGGGAAGCAAATCTTCGTAATGGGGGACAAATGCCTCAACAAGCCCCTGTACAAAAGACACCTTGGGGTCCGTCCACCAACTTAGGTGGAACATGGGGAGAAGATGATGATACCAATGAACCTGGTAGTGTGTGGAACGGAGCTTCCGGTATGAATCAGCCTGCTGTCTCTACACCTAATGGGCCACCGCAACAGCCTCCATGGAATGCTGGTAATATGTGGGGTCCTGGAGCAGTTGCTCCTGGGTCTAtcaaaaaagaaaacgaatgggGAGGAGCAGCTGGTCCAGCTGGTGGATGGGACCAACGGAATGTACCTCCGTTAGGCGCACCAA GTGCCATGGACAGCAACAGGGAAATTCGTGGGGATCCTCGGGGTATTTCAGGCCGTTTGAATGGAAATGTAAACCTTTGGGAACAACATCAACTACCTGGTATGGCACCGAATAAGATTCCTCAAGTTACAACGCCAAGTACACCTGGTGCCGGTCCTCAGTGGCCTACTGGTCAACCACCTGTTCATAATAAAATGCCGCCATCTGGCTGGGATGATGCATCTACGCCAGGAGTACGCAGGAATGTCGACGATGGAACGGCTCTTTGGGGACAAGGGAATCTCAGCCGGCAGAACTCTAATGTTTCCAACTGGAAAGATGGCCCAGAAAACATACAACGAAACTCTCAACAAAGAAATTCGATAGTTGCCGGAAACTTACCAGGTCCAGCCGGAAATCGATTAGGAAATACAGGACCTATTAAACCGGATAACCTTTGGGGTCAAAACAACGCTGGCGGTCGTGGTGGAAGTGGATGGGAAGAACCTGCAGGAAATAATTGGGAGGATAAAAATACTGGATCATTGTGGAATGATAATGCATCAGCCAATTGGAATAAAACCAAGCAAATGGGAGCCAACTGGAATGACCCCAGCTCGGATATGGGCTCCGAATGGGGTATGCACAATAATGTAATGAACAAGCCTCCAAACAAGATGAACCCATTAGAAATAATTAGAAGTAGCAAACATTATCGAATGCTGTGTGAAATGGGATTCAAGAAAGATGAAGTGGAGACTGTACTTCGCATTTGTAATATGAATCTGGAGGAGTCCATTGAAATGCTGCAAAGAAATGGATCTTCGGGTGATTGGCGACGACAAGATGACCATGGACCTGGTTTCGGTGGTCAATTTGGAGATAGATTCTCGTCCGGTGGAAACACAGCTATGCCGTTTCCTCag gCTAATCAAAATCCTCTCAGTGGTTTTGGTGGAAACCCAAATATGAATTCCTTCAACAATATGAAGTTTGGTGCTGGCCATGGAGGCCCTAATGGAGCCGCAAATGGTCCTTTTGGACAGCCACCTTCAGCGCTCAATCAGAATGCACAATCTCAACCCTCGACGCAACAGCTACGTATGCTAGTCCAGCAAATTCAAATGGCTGTGCAACATGGTTACTTGAATCATCAAATTCTCAATCAGCCGCTGGCACCACAAACTTTATTACTGTTGAACCAAATGTTGAATCATATCAAG CAATTACAAGTTATGCAAAGCAATCTGAACCGTAGTGGTGGAGGCGGTGCTAATGCTGTACAAATTTCACTTGCAATTAATAAGCTCAAATCGCAAATTGGTAATCTGCAAAATCAGATAACTGCCCAGCAAACGATTTATATgaaacaacagcagcaacaaaATAATCCGAACGCAGTTCCAGGCGCTGGTCATCCAGCAAATGACTTATTCCGTACGCCATCTGATCTTTCCGGTTTGCCGGGTACGTTCTCCGACATGTCATTGAAAGATAACGGCAATCCGTTCCCGTCGTCGACTGGAAGCACTAGTCAACAATCTCGATTAAATCAATGGAAGCTTCCAGCCCCTTCGGCAGTTGACAAGGACTCTGATCTCACCGATTTTCCTCGAGCTCCTGGAACAAGTTCAAAACCAACTGGACTGGGTGTTATGGATGATGG TACTTGGTCTAATGGTCGATCAAATACTGGCGATGGATGGCCGGATTCCAATGTTCATGACAAAGATTGGGCTGGTAATGCAGACGCATTTACTGATTTGGTGCCAGAATTTGAACCGGGTAAACCATGGAAG GGGACTCAAGCAACACGTATTGAGGATGATCCTACCATCACACCAGGAAGTGTTGCACGTTCTCCACTTTCCATCGCAGCTGCCAAAGAATCGAATTTATTTGCCAACAGCAatagtaataataatattaacaataatAATACCAATAGTAAATCCTCGCCGACTGAATCTATTTCGTCCTCAACCTGGAGTTACAATCCGAGTAATAACCATGGTGGCTTCGGAGGTTCCAAACTGTCGAAAAATCCTTGGCCAGACAGTATTGTTCCTCCCGCAGACCTGTGGGATAATTCACTTGTTAAAGGTCGCGTAGCTCCACCCGGTTTGAAAACGACTGGAAGTAAACTAGATTCCAATGGATGGTCATCGCACTCGGCTGCTGGTAGTGCTACAGCTGGTTGGAATAGTGGATCTGCAACTTGGTCTTCGACTTGGATTTTACTCAAAAATCTATCACCACAG ATCGACGGTCCAACGCTACGTACGTTGTGCATACAGCACGGTCCATTGCTTGCCTTCCATTTGTATCTCAATCACGGTATTGCGCTATGTAAATATTCGACCCGCGAAGAAGCGAATAAGGCACAAATGGCGCTGAACAATTGCATGCTGGGCAGCACTACAATTTGCGCGGAAACACCAACCGAAGGCGACGTGCAGAACATTCTGCAGCATCTGGGGCCTCCAAGTGGCTCCAATGGACTAACTGGCGGCCAATCCGGTGGTCAAAACTGGCGTCTCGGAGCAGCTGCCCAATCTCAGTCCGTACGCACCCCAG